The following are encoded together in the Acidobacteriota bacterium genome:
- a CDS encoding DUF4365 domain-containing protein, producing the protein MLNENEQKEEFSFAYIQAIAATAGYQVERPQRDKQSVDLKIVAYSAQGWPPDLEILIQVKCTASQTALGDKEVKFVLKANNYNDLRKDGILPRILIVVLVPQNMADWVEPSEQQLILRHCAYWIDLRGRVEIKNTESITIHIPRKNQFTVQSLQEIVARFQQEMQG; encoded by the coding sequence GTGTTAAACGAAAATGAACAGAAGGAAGAATTTAGCTTTGCATATATTCAAGCCATTGCTGCGACGGCTGGATATCAAGTTGAACGACCACAACGTGATAAACAAAGTGTTGATTTGAAAATTGTAGCTTACAGTGCACAGGGGTGGCCCCCAGATCTAGAAATTCTTATTCAAGTAAAATGTACCGCTTCCCAGACCGCTTTAGGTGATAAAGAGGTTAAATTTGTATTGAAAGCCAATAATTACAATGATTTGCGCAAAGATGGAATTCTTCCTCGGATTCTGATAGTTGTTTTAGTTCCTCAAAATATGGCTGATTGGGTTGAACCTTCAGAACAACAACTCATTTTAAGGCATTGTGCTTATTGGATAGATCTTCGAGGACGAGTGGAAATAAAAAACACTGAGTCAATAACCATTCATATCCCTCGCAAAAATCAATTTACAGTTCAATCTTTACAAGAAATAGTAGCTCGCTTTCAACAAGAGATGCAGGGATAA
- a CDS encoding PilT/PilU family type 4a pilus ATPase encodes MTYFDLPPVIERMLAVDDKISDLNFSVGRPPQVEINGKLTPVEIKGLRSLTPYQTEIIAMSLMGGNQESAEKLVHTGSVDLSFSLPSRTRFRVNIFSQRGTLSIVMRVIPTDIPTIESLFLPPQLGEISHLKNGIVLLTGPTGSGKSSTLAALIDKINREKFYHIVTIEDPIEFLHSHKNSTINQRELGSDTPSFSLALRAALRQAPKVILVGEMRDLETTEIALEAAETGHLVFSTLHTTDASKTVDRIIGLYPKNEEHVIRVRLAQGFRYIISQRLIPRADGKGRIAAVEVLKATPRTREYIEKGETEGKSLLDAMNDGELDGMQHFDQVIERYIRQGIISQEDGVAFSTNQSNLMLRLSGLGASDDFIGKGGSEIQRQQRERESQARPGMGGFNMPSTGAPDRSSTRAIKTNSILDMIER; translated from the coding sequence ATGACGTACTTTGACTTGCCTCCAGTTATTGAACGGATGCTTGCCGTTGACGACAAAATCAGCGACCTGAATTTCTCAGTCGGGCGTCCACCGCAAGTGGAAATCAATGGGAAGCTTACCCCGGTTGAGATCAAGGGCCTGCGCAGCCTGACGCCCTATCAGACCGAAATCATCGCGATGTCGTTGATGGGCGGAAATCAGGAATCAGCCGAGAAACTGGTCCATACCGGGTCAGTTGACTTGTCGTTCAGTCTTCCCTCCCGCACTCGCTTTCGCGTCAACATCTTTTCCCAACGCGGTACGCTTTCAATCGTGATGCGCGTCATTCCGACCGATATTCCCACGATTGAATCCTTATTTTTGCCGCCTCAACTGGGTGAAATCTCTCATTTGAAGAATGGCATCGTACTTCTGACCGGACCAACTGGAAGTGGAAAATCTTCAACATTGGCGGCCTTGATTGACAAAATCAACCGTGAAAAGTTTTATCACATTGTCACGATTGAAGATCCGATTGAATTCCTGCATTCGCACAAAAACTCCACGATCAATCAGCGTGAACTTGGAAGCGACACACCAAGCTTTTCTCTTGCACTCCGTGCGGCGTTGCGGCAAGCCCCCAAAGTCATCCTGGTTGGGGAAATGCGCGACCTGGAAACAACTGAAATTGCCCTTGAAGCGGCTGAAACAGGCCACCTTGTGTTCTCGACGCTCCACACCACTGATGCCTCCAAAACAGTTGACCGTATCATTGGTCTTTACCCGAAAAACGAAGAACACGTCATCCGCGTCCGTCTGGCACAAGGCTTCCGTTATATCATCTCCCAACGTTTGATTCCACGGGCTGATGGCAAAGGCCGAATTGCGGCGGTGGAAGTCCTCAAAGCGACCCCACGTACCCGCGAATATATTGAAAAAGGTGAAACTGAAGGCAAGAGCCTGCTTGACGCCATGAATGACGGGGAACTCGACGGCATGCAACACTTTGATCAAGTGATCGAACGCTATATCCGTCAGGGCATTATCAGCCAGGAAGATGGCGTCGCCTTTTCCACCAACCAGAGTAACCTGATGCTCCGGCTGTCTGGCCTTGGAGCTTCAGACGACTTTATAGGCAAAGGCGGATCGGAAATCCAGCGCCAGCAACGTGAGCGTGAGAGTCAGGCGCGACCAGGAATGGGCGGCTTTAATATGCCATCAACCGGCGCCCCAGACCGAAGCAGCACCCGAGCCATTAAGACCAATTCCATTTTGGATATGATCGAACGCTAG
- a CDS encoding asparagine synthase, which translates to MWSSLLTRFLPTPSLPPLLFPPAWHLSIDTIRHQISLVNTTPVTSLSGKYAVVGEVCLRNRIELCRKLDIRNPHQQSDLQLVVDLWEQTGPAGVSLLEGMFTFVVWETASSTAWAVRDPAGGRTLYYTSTGDLWHFSPRLRELRPFHSGILDPVALRDYLCCAFVPGERTLWKDVLELRPGTILELPAFTFQKYWEAKELPILTESLDWHAARLRRKLEAVVSACLPDQSPVGVYLSGGLDSSCVTALARKLHPDPIHTYSIHFGSETPNELEFSSAVAEHCQTRHHIIEITSDQMWDLLPQTLAIMDDPVGDPLTIPNLILGQTARQDVGVILNGEGGDPCFGGPKNQPMLLNQLYRPAGGHKPENQLAAYLASFQKCSTDLSTLLLPEVWKAASQLPSVFADDLFGSAHYLNRLLMINIKFKGADHILTKVNNITTALGLIGHSPLFDHRVVEMSLDIPPEFKLDGAEEKAVLKAAVADLIPKSILDRPKSGMMVPVQYWFREKWHIRARALLMNRKARIRNYLNPQVIQQWLDYQGDIWHRYGVKLWLLVTLEIWLQVNE; encoded by the coding sequence ATGTGGTCTTCCCTTCTGACCAGGTTTTTACCCACACCCAGCCTTCCCCCGCTTTTATTTCCTCCAGCCTGGCACCTTTCAATTGATACAATTCGCCATCAAATCAGCCTGGTGAACACCACTCCCGTGACCAGTTTGAGCGGGAAATATGCAGTGGTGGGTGAAGTGTGTCTTCGAAACCGGATTGAATTGTGCCGAAAACTCGATATCCGCAATCCCCACCAACAATCGGACTTACAGCTAGTGGTTGATCTGTGGGAGCAGACGGGCCCCGCCGGAGTGTCTTTGCTTGAGGGTATGTTCACCTTTGTCGTGTGGGAGACGGCGTCATCAACTGCCTGGGCGGTTCGTGACCCGGCAGGTGGTCGCACGCTGTATTACACCAGCACGGGTGACTTGTGGCACTTCTCACCCCGGTTGCGTGAACTCCGTCCATTTCATTCAGGAATTCTTGATCCAGTGGCACTTCGCGACTATTTATGCTGTGCCTTTGTGCCTGGAGAGCGGACGCTGTGGAAAGATGTGCTTGAACTTCGTCCGGGAACAATCCTTGAACTACCGGCCTTCACCTTTCAGAAGTACTGGGAAGCAAAGGAACTTCCGATTCTGACTGAATCACTTGACTGGCATGCCGCCCGATTACGCCGCAAACTGGAAGCAGTTGTCTCAGCCTGTTTGCCGGATCAATCGCCGGTTGGGGTGTATCTCTCAGGTGGATTGGATTCAAGCTGCGTCACGGCACTGGCCAGAAAACTGCATCCAGATCCGATTCATACCTATTCCATCCACTTCGGATCGGAAACACCCAACGAACTTGAGTTTTCATCCGCCGTCGCCGAACACTGCCAGACTCGACACCACATTATTGAAATTACATCCGATCAGATGTGGGATTTGCTCCCGCAAACACTGGCGATAATGGATGACCCGGTCGGAGACCCCTTAACCATTCCGAATCTGATTTTAGGGCAGACTGCCCGACAGGATGTTGGCGTCATTTTAAATGGTGAAGGCGGTGACCCGTGCTTCGGCGGCCCCAAAAACCAGCCGATGTTGCTCAATCAACTGTACAGACCAGCCGGTGGACACAAACCTGAAAATCAACTGGCGGCCTATCTGGCTTCATTTCAAAAATGTTCGACCGATTTGTCAACTTTATTGTTACCAGAGGTTTGGAAAGCTGCCAGTCAGTTACCATCCGTCTTTGCCGATGATCTGTTTGGATCCGCGCACTATCTCAACCGGTTGCTGATGATCAACATCAAGTTTAAAGGCGCCGACCATATCCTCACCAAAGTCAACAACATCACCACCGCACTGGGTTTGATAGGCCATTCGCCGCTTTTTGATCACCGGGTGGTTGAGATGAGTCTGGACATTCCGCCGGAGTTCAAGCTGGACGGAGCTGAAGAAAAGGCAGTGTTAAAAGCGGCAGTGGCGGATTTGATCCCGAAAAGCATCCTTGATCGCCCGAAGAGTGGAATGATGGTGCCGGTTCAATACTGGTTTCGCGAGAAATGGCACATCCGCGCGCGCGCGCTGCTGATGAATCGGAAGGCCAGAATTCGCAACTATTTGAATCCACAGGTAATTCAACAATGGCTGGATTATCAGGGCGATATCTGGCATCGCTACGGTGTGAAATTATGGCTGCTGGTCACGCTTGAAATCTGGCTGCAAGTGAATGAATGA
- a CDS encoding O-antigen ligase family protein, whose protein sequence is MLEPCVGFLLFIALLVVTRGRTTPLFLAWLATSPLLSFWARFPWEKSVVTFDRLMIAGLILSFLCEASARRVPGGFRCGLFEITWAVFAVFVILDLSLRGGSQLFAWKTGIDGFVLPLAVFVIARQGVDIKQLGNGSVLALSGLTVFLALVGLVELITHQDFMVYAGGNLYREGMVRVNGPFLADHSYALVSLLIGLWLWYWPRISPVTLSPTLRKIRQAASLLALSASTLPLFRAVWATAFGCMLLPALWSGTTIRRRQLVIASAVVGGILAGGTLVLSETSFFQERVANPDNLYTRLATYQAAWIMFEDNWLTGVGLTRYTDEYNRTYYNEDDYNRKYPTVHGETPRNSPHNTLLAIWAELGLIAGTLYVAAFLLLLVEGYLMSQSSVATVREAGQLLVTIWFAYWIPGLLLASGYYADLNFYFFALSGLLLGRKRDLHEPALEGKVDATPLQAGTQFA, encoded by the coding sequence ATGTTGGAACCCTGTGTTGGTTTTTTGCTGTTTATTGCCCTTTTGGTGGTCACACGTGGCCGAACGACCCCGCTCTTTCTCGCCTGGCTGGCCACTTCGCCGCTGCTTTCATTCTGGGCACGCTTTCCCTGGGAAAAGTCGGTGGTTACCTTTGACCGACTGATGATTGCCGGTTTGATACTGTCTTTTCTCTGCGAGGCTTCGGCCCGGCGCGTGCCCGGTGGATTCCGGTGCGGACTGTTTGAAATAACCTGGGCCGTGTTTGCCGTGTTTGTCATCCTTGATCTCAGTCTGCGGGGAGGAAGTCAGCTCTTTGCCTGGAAAACTGGAATTGACGGGTTTGTACTGCCCCTGGCTGTTTTCGTTATTGCCCGGCAAGGTGTTGATATCAAACAGCTTGGAAATGGGTCGGTTCTGGCATTGAGTGGGTTGACGGTGTTTCTGGCGCTGGTTGGACTGGTCGAACTGATCACCCATCAGGATTTCATGGTCTATGCTGGGGGAAATCTCTATCGGGAAGGCATGGTGCGCGTCAATGGCCCCTTTCTGGCGGATCATTCCTATGCCCTGGTTTCGCTGCTCATTGGATTGTGGTTGTGGTACTGGCCGCGAATCTCACCCGTTACGCTCTCCCCAACTCTGCGGAAAATTCGTCAGGCCGCCAGTCTGCTGGCTTTGAGCGCGAGTACCCTGCCGCTCTTTCGAGCTGTTTGGGCAACCGCTTTCGGATGTATGTTATTGCCGGCGCTCTGGTCTGGGACCACCATCCGCCGGCGGCAACTGGTCATTGCTTCGGCGGTGGTCGGCGGTATTCTGGCTGGCGGGACGTTGGTTTTGTCCGAAACCTCGTTTTTTCAGGAACGAGTGGCCAATCCAGACAATTTGTATACGCGGCTGGCAACCTATCAGGCAGCCTGGATTATGTTTGAAGATAACTGGCTGACGGGAGTCGGGTTGACTCGCTACACGGATGAATACAACCGGACTTACTATAATGAGGATGACTATAACCGAAAGTATCCGACCGTCCACGGCGAAACCCCACGCAATAGCCCCCATAATACTTTACTGGCGATTTGGGCTGAACTAGGTCTCATTGCCGGCACACTCTATGTCGCGGCGTTTCTTTTGCTCCTGGTGGAAGGATATTTGATGAGTCAATCATCGGTGGCAACCGTGCGTGAAGCCGGGCAATTGTTGGTGACGATCTGGTTTGCCTACTGGATCCCCGGTTTGTTGCTGGCCAGCGGATACTATGCCGATTTAAATTTCTATTTTTTTGCATTGTCCGGTCTTCTGCTTGGTCGAAAACGTGACTTGCACGAACCGGCACTGGAAGGTAAAGTGGACGCAACGCCCCTTCAAGCGGGAACCCAATTTGCCTGA
- a CDS encoding DUF1016 domain-containing protein gives MTDDLIPVNSEYETFFHDLKAHIQQSQIRTVLGVNRELVMLYWHIGCEIQERQKRQGWGAKIIDRLAADLSREFPEMKGFSSRNLKYMRALAEAYPDEQFVQQLVAQIPWGHNLRILEGVKSPVEREWYVRQTIENGWSRNVLTHQIESRLYHRQGQAITNFTHALPATQSELAHQILKDPYNFDFLSLGKDAYERDLERGLLEYIGKFLTELGVGFAFVGSHYRLTIGNFDFYLDLLFYHTKLHCYVAVDLKIGEFEPEFAGKMNFYLSALDDRVKGPEDNPSIGLILCKSQDKTIAEYALRDMAKPLGVATYQIVEAMPEQYHRLLPQVEEIEQGLTSEIDWDVFTPRPTYWFESEVAYEGHGEAIFSTPEGKIEGPVIVRFNEFGQPYVEMKVEKIETPVPLTFGLHELLSGQSPIHRPKKIILMMGAQINNVCVQLDVKTAHGLFHADGNVRYGYSSGLTGGTGKVIFYPSWSQYDSTTASSPRYWVLPLINFLTDFGQHHEALDSHPLRVFPTPRIPPGLSAHEKAMAQFQANSKNKLVIFEFSGSLGFIEALPEYQEKSDQLLAKQVPMAVTAMMVGELGTHSIDFPRTSEQKVEWFPGRFLDLLGLATGVQVGIPWVEFRDSNGKLIRRLHLPVNPGAYQRGQNVLGPHNYQGLSHLLTRSWLATDVPGALIHVSIRHILLGGSYEQHLEEKILFLHRAVRSLYDGLLKSSVPLVEALDPKQSQKIQKLLVSTAKKIQSMTDSESDLSNQALTALAAYLLDIKNCKEPLELVLARLFEHFDIPDVEILNRHYQENPRPDGLQWLQVVAKYCMAPLEDGYFHITEKRHDLEDVVKIGQHLHDILVRIMLKLLKYDFEYNPTVIASVARFPVDWVNAETTAEDLGYE, from the coding sequence ATGACAGACGATTTGATCCCTGTAAATAGTGAGTACGAAACGTTTTTCCACGATCTCAAAGCACATATTCAGCAATCGCAAATTCGCACTGTCCTGGGTGTGAATCGAGAACTGGTTATGCTGTACTGGCACATTGGGTGTGAAATTCAGGAACGGCAAAAACGACAGGGGTGGGGCGCGAAAATCATTGATCGTCTAGCGGCGGATCTCAGCCGTGAATTCCCGGAAATGAAAGGCTTTTCGTCGCGAAACCTGAAGTATATGCGTGCTCTGGCGGAGGCTTATCCTGACGAACAATTTGTGCAACAGCTTGTTGCACAAATTCCCTGGGGGCATAATTTGCGCATTTTGGAAGGAGTCAAATCCCCGGTTGAGCGCGAGTGGTATGTCCGTCAAACCATTGAAAATGGATGGAGTCGCAATGTTTTAACTCATCAAATTGAAAGTCGTCTCTATCACCGCCAGGGACAGGCCATCACAAATTTCACGCACGCTTTACCCGCGACTCAATCAGAACTGGCACACCAAATTCTCAAGGATCCGTACAATTTTGATTTTTTATCACTCGGGAAAGACGCTTATGAGCGTGACCTGGAGCGTGGGCTGCTTGAATACATCGGAAAATTTCTGACAGAACTTGGCGTTGGATTTGCTTTTGTCGGCAGTCACTATCGTCTGACAATCGGCAACTTTGATTTCTATCTTGACCTGCTGTTTTATCACACCAAATTGCATTGCTATGTGGCCGTGGATCTGAAGATTGGTGAGTTTGAACCTGAATTTGCTGGCAAGATGAACTTCTATCTCTCGGCTCTGGATGATCGGGTCAAAGGGCCGGAGGATAATCCTTCCATTGGGCTCATCTTGTGTAAATCCCAGGATAAAACCATTGCTGAATATGCGCTTCGGGATATGGCAAAACCGTTGGGTGTTGCGACGTACCAGATTGTCGAAGCCATGCCGGAGCAATATCACCGATTACTCCCACAAGTTGAAGAAATTGAGCAGGGGCTGACTTCAGAAATTGACTGGGATGTATTTACACCTCGGCCAACTTACTGGTTTGAATCGGAAGTGGCATACGAAGGTCACGGTGAGGCGATTTTTTCAACCCCAGAAGGGAAAATCGAAGGGCCAGTGATTGTGCGGTTCAATGAATTTGGCCAGCCGTACGTCGAAATGAAGGTGGAAAAGATCGAAACTCCAGTTCCATTGACCTTTGGGTTACATGAACTGCTCAGTGGGCAATCTCCCATCCATCGCCCCAAAAAGATCATTTTGATGATGGGGGCACAGATCAATAATGTTTGCGTTCAACTGGATGTTAAAACAGCGCATGGTTTGTTCCATGCTGATGGGAATGTTCGGTATGGATATTCATCAGGTTTGACCGGAGGGACTGGCAAGGTCATTTTTTACCCTTCATGGTCACAGTATGATTCTACAACTGCTTCATCTCCAAGATATTGGGTGCTTCCACTCATCAATTTCCTGACAGATTTTGGACAACACCACGAAGCTCTTGACTCTCATCCACTTCGGGTTTTTCCCACTCCCCGTATTCCACCAGGGCTTTCAGCTCACGAGAAAGCAATGGCTCAATTTCAAGCCAATTCAAAAAACAAACTGGTTATTTTTGAATTCAGCGGAAGTTTAGGTTTTATCGAAGCATTGCCTGAGTACCAGGAAAAAAGCGATCAGCTTCTTGCCAAACAGGTTCCAATGGCGGTGACGGCCATGATGGTTGGGGAGCTTGGAACCCATTCAATTGACTTCCCAAGAACAAGTGAACAGAAGGTTGAATGGTTTCCAGGACGATTTCTTGATTTGCTTGGGCTCGCAACCGGTGTACAAGTTGGGATTCCCTGGGTTGAGTTTCGAGACTCAAACGGCAAACTGATCCGACGACTTCACCTGCCAGTCAATCCGGGTGCCTATCAAAGAGGTCAAAATGTCCTTGGACCACATAATTACCAGGGATTAAGTCATTTATTGACCAGGAGCTGGCTGGCAACGGATGTCCCAGGGGCACTGATCCATGTCAGCATCAGACACATTCTTTTGGGTGGAAGTTATGAACAACACCTTGAGGAAAAGATTCTCTTTTTACACCGTGCTGTCAGAAGTTTATATGACGGACTTTTGAAGTCTTCGGTCCCTCTGGTTGAAGCTCTTGATCCAAAGCAAAGCCAGAAGATCCAAAAACTTCTGGTTTCGACAGCAAAGAAAATCCAGTCAATGACCGATTCAGAGAGTGACCTCTCCAACCAGGCACTCACTGCGCTTGCGGCTTATCTGTTGGATATCAAAAACTGTAAAGAACCATTGGAACTCGTTTTAGCCCGGTTATTTGAACACTTTGACATTCCGGATGTTGAAATCTTAAACCGACACTATCAGGAAAACCCCCGTCCTGACGGTTTGCAGTGGCTCCAGGTTGTCGCCAAATACTGCATGGCCCCACTCGAAGACGGGTACTTTCACATTACGGAAAAGCGACATGACCTTGAGGATGTAGTGAAAATTGGTCAACACCTCCACGATATTCTGGTTCGGATCATGCTCAAGCTTCTGAAATATGACTTTGAGTACAACCCAACAGTCATCGCCAGCGTGGCTCGATTCCCTGTTGACTGGGTGAATGCTGAGACCACAGCCGAGGACCTCGGTTATGAATAG
- a CDS encoding NADH-quinone oxidoreductase subunit I, with the protein MAITLSYVPKKKLTREYPDVPVEVFPRYRGEHYLARDENGKERCVACFLCSAACPADAIYIEATEDLRPYEDRPGIENRFAKVYNIDYGRCILCGYCVEACPKDAIKHGHIFEMAVTNFADLVRNKEFLLANLEREKTTNQVVLSDN; encoded by the coding sequence ATGGCCATCACGCTGAGTTATGTGCCGAAAAAGAAACTGACCCGTGAATACCCGGATGTGCCGGTTGAAGTCTTTCCGCGCTATCGCGGAGAGCATTACCTGGCCCGAGATGAAAATGGCAAGGAACGGTGTGTGGCCTGTTTCCTGTGTTCAGCCGCCTGTCCAGCGGATGCGATTTACATCGAAGCGACCGAAGACCTGCGTCCGTATGAAGATCGGCCAGGGATCGAAAACCGGTTTGCCAAAGTCTATAACATTGATTATGGCCGGTGCATTTTGTGCGGATACTGTGTCGAAGCCTGTCCGAAAGATGCCATTAAACACGGACATATCTTCGAGATGGCCGTCACCAACTTTGCCGATCTTGTTCGCAATAAAGAGTTTCTGCTGGCCAACCTGGAACGGGAAAAAACCACCAATCAGGTCGTGCTATCGGATAATTAA
- a CDS encoding DUF3037 domain-containing protein: MSELSYTYSIIRYVHDPAVGESLNIGVILWAPSVRFLDVKFEHRYHRLSKTFIEFDGEHYKATLCQFEQALERVKDQLRCQRMGLFEIHNVPTNLTGIVSQIWPDEGLSFQFGQSWSGITSDPQSALNEIFERMVASQCPITKAETRTDEDVWITYNRSLTNLNLHKRLSSYTLTTDDITLRYNHAFKNERWHLLEPVSMDYTTASRIQTKATHLLGDATAIEGHPEIGTLYLLLGQPREAKHWPAYIKAKNLLHKKIPLDHKLIEENEADDFAKYLQAYMIEHGLIEK, encoded by the coding sequence ATGAGCGAGCTTTCATATACCTATAGCATCATTCGGTACGTTCATGACCCGGCAGTGGGTGAATCTCTAAACATTGGCGTTATTTTGTGGGCACCATCGGTCCGTTTTTTGGATGTCAAGTTTGAGCACCGCTATCATCGTCTTTCCAAAACCTTTATCGAATTTGACGGTGAGCACTACAAGGCAACACTGTGTCAATTTGAACAGGCATTGGAAAGGGTAAAAGATCAACTTCGATGTCAAAGAATGGGACTATTTGAAATTCACAATGTCCCAACCAACCTGACCGGAATTGTTTCCCAAATCTGGCCAGATGAGGGATTGAGTTTTCAATTTGGGCAGAGTTGGTCGGGTATTACATCAGACCCACAATCAGCACTGAATGAGATCTTTGAACGAATGGTGGCCTCACAGTGCCCAATCACCAAGGCTGAGACCCGCACAGATGAAGACGTCTGGATAACTTATAATCGCTCGCTAACAAATCTCAATTTGCATAAAAGGTTATCGTCATACACCTTAACCACAGATGATATAACCTTGAGATATAACCATGCCTTTAAAAACGAACGCTGGCATCTTTTAGAACCAGTTTCAATGGATTATACCACTGCAAGCCGCATTCAGACGAAAGCCACACACCTATTAGGGGATGCGACAGCAATTGAAGGACATCCAGAAATAGGCACTTTATATTTATTACTTGGTCAACCCCGTGAAGCAAAACATTGGCCAGCTTACATCAAGGCAAAAAATCTCCTTCATAAGAAAATCCCTCTTGATCATAAACTGATTGAAGAAAATGAAGCTGACGATTTCGCTAAATATCTTCAGGCATATATGATTGAGCACGGCTTAATTGAGAAATAG
- a CDS encoding zinc-ribbon domain-containing protein, which produces MQVTCTQCHTKFNLEEHNLPTQAFNVNCPNCRFTLTVNPPPKVDPALPASARPGPGPAAASEAPAGNDAVAQLVALLSSAMGLNASRAADGSAAPASWQRRHAIICMADAESIRKMQSQLDTAHFELTVCEAATRAVEIMRDIRVDIVILDPQFDANNQGGITVLRHVSSMMPKYRRRIYLVLVSPQIKTLDTYMAFLNGVNLTVNSADLDTFRDVLDRSIRDFNELYRPYNAAAGLSPF; this is translated from the coding sequence ATGCAAGTCACCTGCACCCAATGTCACACCAAGTTCAACCTTGAGGAACACAATCTTCCGACGCAGGCATTTAATGTCAATTGCCCAAATTGCCGGTTTACACTGACAGTGAATCCTCCGCCCAAAGTCGATCCAGCGCTGCCAGCTTCGGCTCGTCCAGGACCAGGGCCAGCCGCAGCTTCAGAGGCTCCGGCTGGAAATGATGCGGTGGCTCAGTTAGTGGCTTTACTTTCTTCAGCTATGGGATTAAATGCCAGTCGAGCGGCAGATGGATCAGCCGCACCTGCAAGCTGGCAACGTCGCCATGCCATCATTTGCATGGCTGATGCCGAGAGCATCCGCAAAATGCAAAGCCAGCTTGATACCGCCCATTTTGAACTTACGGTCTGTGAAGCGGCCACCCGAGCGGTCGAGATCATGCGTGATATTCGGGTGGACATCGTGATCCTTGACCCTCAGTTTGACGCCAATAACCAGGGAGGCATCACCGTATTGCGCCACGTTAGCTCGATGATGCCGAAATATCGCCGCCGAATTTATTTGGTGTTGGTCTCACCGCAGATTAAGACGCTTGATACTTACATGGCCTTCCTCAACGGGGTGAACCTGACGGTAAATTCAGCCGACCTGGACACTTTTCGTGATGTTCTGGACCGCAGTATTCGAGATTTCAACGAATTGTATCGCCCCTACAACGCCGCAGCCGGACTTTCACCTTTCTAA
- a CDS encoding NADH-quinone oxidoreductase subunit I, which yields MQALRPNWKQLIARFLLLDLINGFRLTMKYNLKSLLEKREGGNPLHGVYTEFYPEERPRVSERFRGAPRLNLDPETGETLCIACNLCALACPENCIHVGSANREVQDGDKRRKKKVLTTYVYDTSRCMFCDLCVEACPTDCIELTQEFELAVYSRSGMVWDRELLEKGREIVRHGQP from the coding sequence ATGCAAGCCCTGAGACCAAACTGGAAGCAACTGATTGCCCGCTTTTTATTGCTTGATTTGATCAACGGATTTCGGTTGACGATGAAATACAACCTGAAGTCCTTGCTTGAAAAACGTGAGGGCGGAAACCCGCTCCACGGAGTTTACACCGAGTTTTATCCGGAAGAGCGTCCACGTGTCAGCGAGCGGTTTCGAGGCGCGCCGCGCCTCAACCTGGACCCTGAGACGGGCGAGACGCTCTGCATTGCGTGCAACCTGTGTGCGCTGGCCTGTCCGGAAAACTGCATTCATGTTGGCTCAGCCAACCGCGAAGTCCAGGACGGCGACAAGCGGCGCAAGAAAAAAGTCTTGACAACCTATGTCTATGACACATCACGGTGCATGTTCTGTGATCTGTGTGTGGAAGCCTGCCCAACGGATTGCATTGAACTGACCCAGGAGTTTGAACTGGCTGTGTACTCGCGTTCCGGGATGGTGTGGGATCGCGAATTACTCGAAAAAGGCCGTGAAATTGTTCGCCATGGGCAGCCCTGA